From Heliomicrobium modesticaldum Ice1, a single genomic window includes:
- a CDS encoding DUF5131 family protein has product MMNKSEIEYCDFSWNPVTGCRTGCEYCYAAKQAKRFSGDVRINRGSGQLQRDENGLYILEKPFKNQSGKVIPCPVGFVPTLHRYRLASPKQKKKAANILTCSLSDLMAPWIPEKWIIEVFEACEAAPWHNYLFLTRYPERYEQMSSAGQLPRSRNFWYGTTVTRSADLDRIVYLPRKQHNQFISIEPVMEAIDIEDLTFMDWIIVGAETGSRRGKVKPKREWIEAIVQTARAAGIPVMMKHSKEMEEIWGEELIQELPAALSRPEDKPIPHCSDCEHHRATERHYDSVKATMMMNHTCEHGKTPQRVPGRYARTSPPWCPLRSE; this is encoded by the coding sequence GAGCGAGATAGAATACTGCGACTTCTCATGGAATCCGGTCACCGGGTGTCGGACAGGGTGCGAATACTGCTACGCCGCTAAACAGGCAAAGCGCTTCTCCGGGGATGTGAGAATAAACCGAGGTTCTGGTCAACTTCAGAGGGACGAGAATGGCCTCTACATCCTGGAGAAGCCCTTCAAAAATCAGAGCGGCAAAGTGATACCATGCCCGGTCGGATTTGTGCCGACACTTCACAGGTACCGGCTGGCCTCACCAAAGCAGAAAAAGAAAGCGGCAAACATCCTCACCTGCAGCCTGTCCGACCTGATGGCGCCATGGATACCCGAAAAGTGGATTATTGAGGTATTTGAGGCATGCGAGGCAGCACCATGGCACAATTACCTCTTCTTGACGAGATATCCGGAAAGGTATGAACAGATGAGCTCCGCCGGCCAACTCCCCCGCTCCAGAAACTTCTGGTACGGGACGACCGTCACCAGGAGCGCCGACCTCGACCGGATAGTATACCTCCCCCGGAAGCAGCATAACCAATTCATCAGCATAGAGCCGGTCATGGAGGCGATAGACATCGAAGACCTCACATTCATGGATTGGATTATCGTCGGAGCCGAGACCGGCAGCAGGAGAGGCAAGGTGAAGCCGAAGCGGGAATGGATAGAGGCAATCGTCCAGACGGCACGAGCCGCCGGAATCCCGGTGATGATGAAGCACAGCAAGGAGATGGAGGAAATCTGGGGCGAGGAATTAATTCAAGAGCTTCCTGCGGCATTAAGCCGGCCAGAGGACAAGCCAATCCCCCACTGCAGCGACTGCGAGCACCACAGGGCCACAGAGCGCCACTACGACAGCGTGAAGGCCACCATGATGATGAACCACACATGTGAGCATGGCAAGACCCCCCAGCGCGTCCCAGGACGATATGCGAGAACATCGCCGCCCTGGTGCCCGCTCCGGAGTGAATAA